From a region of the Thermoleophilaceae bacterium genome:
- a CDS encoding universal stress protein: MTDLGGNRVRTVLVGYDGRSASDDALALAVQLAGLLDAKVLLVYAYDPATDSAPQGVRTGADSAQRAAKEILQRGMRSLPYGVPADCVAVPRVPAAHVLQELAETESAALIVLGPTEFGPLSRLLVGSAAERLVQNAPCPVAVAPRDYRLGHAERIERIGVCWDGSPESEHALDFAGELAGEGPVGLYLYRVMQPLVLAYPSTPDSEIAYEESSTQAAEEALGRARNRVSARVVTSAKVLRGDPAKQLSDQALSDKLHLLVLGSRGFGPLKRTLLGGVSDRVMRLAACPTLIVSRAAAAGPQATTAVAQA; this comes from the coding sequence GTGACTGATCTGGGAGGCAACCGCGTCAGGACGGTGCTCGTGGGCTACGACGGCCGCTCAGCGTCCGACGACGCCCTGGCGCTGGCCGTACAGCTCGCAGGGCTGCTGGACGCGAAGGTCCTCCTCGTATACGCGTACGACCCGGCCACCGATTCCGCCCCGCAGGGCGTGCGAACCGGCGCTGACTCCGCCCAGCGCGCCGCCAAGGAGATCCTCCAGCGCGGCATGCGCTCGCTGCCGTACGGCGTGCCGGCCGATTGCGTGGCGGTGCCGCGCGTGCCTGCGGCACACGTGCTGCAAGAGCTGGCGGAGACGGAGAGCGCCGCGCTCATCGTGCTCGGCCCCACCGAGTTCGGCCCGCTCAGCCGGTTGCTCGTGGGAAGCGCAGCGGAGCGGCTGGTCCAGAACGCGCCCTGCCCCGTGGCGGTGGCGCCGCGCGACTACCGGCTCGGCCACGCTGAGCGCATCGAGCGGATCGGCGTGTGCTGGGACGGCTCGCCCGAATCCGAGCACGCCCTCGACTTCGCCGGCGAGCTGGCCGGGGAAGGGCCGGTGGGGCTCTACCTCTACAGGGTGATGCAGCCGCTCGTGCTCGCCTATCCGAGTACTCCCGACAGTGAGATCGCATATGAGGAATCGAGCACCCAGGCGGCCGAAGAGGCGCTCGGGCGCGCGCGTAATCGCGTTTCGGCCCGGGTAGTGACGAGCGCGAAGGTGCTCCGTGGAGACCCGGCAAAGCAGCTTTCCGACCAGGCGCTGAGCGACAAGCTGCACCTCCTGGTGCTCGGCTCCCGCGGGTTCGGGCCGCTCAAGCGCACCCTGCTGGGCGGCGTGTCCGATCGCGTGATGCGCCTGGCCGCGTGCCCGACACTGATCGTGTCTCGCGCCGCTGCCGCCGGACCCCAGGCCACCACGGCCGTGGCGCAGGCGTGA
- a CDS encoding GAF domain-containing sensor histidine kinase, protein MRPLQEAPGAPLPLDALDETRLRRLVDVGPTLGAELHLDSVLDRLLTVAREVTGARYAAVGVLAPDRRQLERFVTQGVDDDTRRTIGDLPRGHGVLGVLIREPVTLRLHDVRDHPLSYGFPPGHPPMRTFLGTPVEINGQAWGNLYLTDKEGGGDFDEADEQAVQVLARWAGLAIEHARYHQETAAQRDEFAYTNRALEATTLISRALGAEVDLDATLELVVKRGRALIDARSMVILLAEGDGLVITAMAGEVSADVRGARLPVQGSASGRAFLTREVQRVADFITQIEMTSRRAGLGLSGEQFVSAGEHPALFVPMTYRGRSVGVLNAIGRTSRQGQFSDAEEQLILSFAASAATAVATAQSVEADRLRLSLRAMEEERSRWARELHDETLQGLGALRLLLSSARKASDREALETALGRAIDQVGAEIKNLRALISDLRPASLDEIGLGAALEGLIEQRREQTSLTIDYHVSLRLEQDEAPMRLTPELETAIYRVVQESITNAVKHGEATRLRVEVVEDDHHVTAVVEDDGVGFDGQPSATGFGLTSMRERVGLAGGELDLSSEPGKGTVVRAKFPAHHLPAPGDAADGLRLATDRDSG, encoded by the coding sequence GTGAGACCTCTACAAGAAGCGCCCGGCGCACCCCTTCCGCTGGACGCCCTGGACGAGACGAGACTCCGCCGGCTGGTGGACGTCGGTCCGACGCTCGGCGCAGAGCTGCACCTCGACAGCGTCCTCGACCGCCTGCTCACCGTGGCGCGCGAGGTCACGGGCGCTCGCTATGCGGCGGTGGGCGTGCTGGCACCGGACCGCAGGCAGCTCGAGCGCTTCGTCACCCAGGGCGTTGATGACGACACCCGTCGCACGATCGGCGATCTGCCCCGCGGTCACGGCGTGCTCGGCGTGCTGATCCGCGAGCCGGTCACGCTGCGGCTCCACGACGTGCGGGATCACCCTCTGTCCTACGGCTTCCCGCCGGGGCACCCGCCCATGCGCACCTTCCTCGGCACGCCGGTGGAGATCAACGGTCAGGCGTGGGGCAACCTCTACCTCACTGACAAGGAGGGTGGCGGGGACTTCGACGAGGCGGACGAGCAGGCCGTCCAGGTGCTGGCGCGCTGGGCCGGCCTCGCGATCGAGCACGCGCGCTACCACCAGGAGACGGCGGCGCAGCGCGACGAGTTCGCCTACACCAACCGCGCCCTCGAGGCCACCACGCTGATCTCCCGCGCGCTCGGCGCGGAGGTGGATCTCGACGCCACGCTCGAGCTCGTGGTGAAGCGCGGCCGTGCGCTGATCGATGCCCGCTCCATGGTCATCCTGCTGGCCGAGGGCGACGGCCTGGTGATCACCGCGATGGCCGGCGAGGTGTCCGCGGACGTGCGCGGGGCACGGCTGCCCGTGCAGGGCAGCGCGTCGGGGCGCGCGTTCCTCACGCGCGAGGTGCAGCGAGTGGCGGACTTCATCACGCAGATCGAGATGACCTCCCGGCGCGCAGGGCTCGGCCTCTCGGGCGAGCAGTTCGTCAGCGCCGGCGAGCACCCCGCGCTGTTCGTGCCGATGACGTACCGCGGCCGGTCCGTGGGCGTCCTCAACGCGATCGGGAGGACCAGCAGGCAGGGGCAGTTCTCCGACGCCGAGGAGCAGCTGATCCTCTCGTTCGCCGCCAGCGCGGCCACGGCCGTTGCCACGGCGCAGTCGGTGGAGGCGGATCGGCTGCGTCTCAGCCTTCGCGCGATGGAGGAGGAGCGCTCGCGCTGGGCACGCGAGCTCCACGACGAGACGCTTCAGGGGCTCGGCGCGCTCCGCCTGCTGCTGTCCTCCGCGCGCAAGGCGAGCGATCGCGAGGCGCTGGAGACCGCTCTCGGGCGTGCGATCGACCAGGTGGGAGCCGAGATCAAGAACCTCCGCGCGCTGATCAGCGACCTGCGGCCCGCATCGCTTGACGAGATCGGTCTCGGGGCCGCGCTCGAAGGGCTGATCGAGCAGCGGCGCGAGCAGACGTCGCTCACGATCGATTACCACGTGTCGCTGCGCTTGGAGCAGGACGAGGCGCCGATGCGCCTCACCCCGGAGCTGGAGACGGCGATCTACCGGGTGGTGCAGGAGAGCATCACGAATGCCGTGAAGCACGGCGAGGCCACCCGGCTCCGCGTGGAGGTGGTGGAGGACGACCACCACGTGACGGCGGTGGTGGAGGACGACGGCGTGGGCTTCGACGGGCAGCCGTCGGCCACCGGCTTCGGGCTCACCAGCATGCGAGAGCGCGTGGGCCTCGCCGGCGGGGAGCTCGACCTCTCGAGCGAGCCCGGAAAGGGCACCGTCGTGCGGGCGAAGTTCCCCGCTCACCATCTCCCCGCGCCCGGAGACGCCGCGGACGGATTGCGGCTCGCTACGGATAGAGACTCGGGCTAA
- a CDS encoding universal stress protein: MTSVIVGYDGSDQARDALALGEMLCAAEDGKLVLADVYPFDPRPLTPGYETERAAARREAEATLRAAPLRRFRDANVERVAHACGSPARGLYEIAAARQPAVLVLGSPRRGARGRPGPGSVTPKLLHGAVCPVAVAPRGYAQRAGELRTLAAAFDGTDASALAVREAARIAQEAGAALRVIAIVDTFGALYLGIERKTVLDLVQQELTERAERLCGSLPAELSWDLRVMRGPVPRTLLGEAKVDVDLLVLGSRAYGPVGALLLGSVSAQVLQSSTCPVLVVPRGAPVPRDAGELAAVRAGA; the protein is encoded by the coding sequence ATGACCAGCGTGATCGTTGGCTATGACGGGAGCGACCAGGCGCGGGATGCGCTCGCGCTTGGGGAGATGCTCTGCGCGGCCGAGGACGGCAAGCTCGTGCTCGCGGACGTCTACCCATTCGACCCGCGCCCGCTGACGCCGGGCTACGAGACCGAGCGCGCGGCCGCCCGCCGCGAGGCAGAGGCCACGCTGCGCGCAGCGCCGCTCCGGCGCTTCCGGGACGCGAACGTCGAGCGCGTGGCGCACGCGTGCGGCTCCCCGGCGCGCGGGCTCTACGAGATCGCGGCCGCCCGCCAGCCGGCCGTGTTGGTGCTGGGGTCTCCGCGGCGCGGCGCGCGTGGACGTCCGGGGCCGGGCAGCGTGACCCCCAAGCTTCTGCACGGCGCCGTGTGCCCGGTGGCTGTGGCGCCGCGGGGCTACGCCCAACGTGCGGGTGAGCTGCGTACCTTGGCCGCCGCCTTCGACGGCACGGATGCGTCGGCCCTCGCGGTCCGTGAGGCGGCGCGCATCGCACAGGAGGCAGGAGCAGCGCTGCGGGTGATCGCGATCGTGGACACCTTCGGGGCCCTCTACCTCGGAATCGAGCGAAAGACGGTGCTGGACCTCGTGCAGCAGGAGCTCACAGAGCGCGCCGAGCGCCTGTGCGGCAGCCTCCCGGCCGAGCTGTCGTGGGACCTGCGCGTGATGCGAGGCCCCGTGCCGCGAACTCTGCTCGGCGAGGCGAAGGTGGACGTGGACCTGCTCGTGCTCGGCTCCCGGGCCTACGGGCCGGTTGGAGCGCTGCTGCTCGGCAGCGTCTCCGCGCAGGTCCTGCAGAGCTCCACCTGCCCGGTGCTCGTGGTGCCCCGCGGTGCGCCGGTGCCCCGCGACGCCGGCGAGCTTGCCGCGGTCCGCGCCGGCGCTTAG
- a CDS encoding AAA family ATPase yields MTHVLNIHRGASAEHAEVVAAMKQPSFYPHHPGAVELRETHTSAVFLAGDRAYKLKKPVRFPFLDYRSLATRRRMCAEELRLNRRLARSVYLAVRSVVRSRDAYALAAEDDPAAVDYVVEMRRFDESVTLASRVSHHAAGSREIDEVAARIASFHAQLEPAAPVRDPRREVKRTADDNFASLLELVPAAMEPDVVGAQRFSDAFLVHRREMLFERAAGGYVRDGHGDLRAEHILLERPVEIVDCLEFDPSLRLTDVASDLAFLVMDLHRLGAPALARALVDAYRRHGGNPGDDGLLAFYCAQRAWVRAKVSMLRAVQLEAAGEDSRDAQIEGRRLLELGRRFAWRARQPLMLVICGLSGSGKTHLANTLASVSGFEVLSSDVARKRLAGIEPVRAAAPSHYTAAFSERTYSELGALAADALERDGGVIVDATCRHADERKAFRNTAGEAFAHARFVECLTPTALRLRRVEARQPGSTASDATADIASSQTFDALAELPAGHHLPLRTDRSVHACAAAVEQWLDQMPG; encoded by the coding sequence GTGACCCATGTGCTGAACATCCACCGCGGCGCCTCGGCGGAGCACGCCGAGGTGGTTGCTGCGATGAAGCAGCCCTCCTTCTATCCGCACCACCCCGGCGCGGTCGAGCTTCGCGAGACCCACACCTCGGCCGTGTTCCTCGCCGGCGACCGCGCGTACAAGCTCAAGAAGCCGGTGCGCTTCCCCTTCCTCGACTACCGTTCGCTCGCCACCCGGAGACGGATGTGCGCTGAGGAGCTGCGGCTCAACCGGCGCCTCGCGCGCAGCGTGTATCTCGCGGTGCGCTCCGTGGTCCGCTCCCGTGACGCGTATGCGCTCGCCGCAGAAGACGATCCGGCGGCCGTGGACTACGTGGTGGAGATGCGGCGCTTCGACGAGAGCGTCACGCTGGCCTCACGCGTCTCGCACCATGCGGCAGGAAGCCGCGAGATCGACGAGGTGGCCGCGCGCATCGCGTCATTCCACGCGCAGCTCGAGCCGGCAGCCCCGGTGCGCGATCCGCGGCGGGAGGTGAAGCGCACCGCCGACGACAACTTCGCCAGCCTCCTCGAGCTCGTTCCCGCCGCGATGGAGCCCGACGTGGTGGGCGCGCAGCGGTTCTCGGATGCCTTCCTCGTACACCGGCGCGAGATGCTCTTCGAGCGCGCGGCCGGTGGTTACGTACGAGACGGTCACGGCGACCTGCGCGCGGAGCACATCCTGCTCGAGCGGCCGGTGGAGATCGTGGACTGTCTCGAGTTCGATCCCTCGCTCCGGCTCACCGACGTTGCTTCCGACCTCGCATTTCTCGTGATGGACCTGCACCGCCTCGGCGCCCCCGCGCTCGCGCGGGCGCTGGTGGACGCCTACCGCCGCCACGGCGGCAACCCGGGCGACGACGGCCTGCTCGCCTTCTACTGCGCGCAGCGGGCCTGGGTGCGCGCCAAGGTGTCGATGCTGCGAGCCGTGCAGCTCGAGGCCGCCGGCGAGGACTCGCGCGACGCCCAGATCGAGGGGCGCCGGCTGCTCGAGCTGGGGCGCAGATTCGCCTGGCGGGCGCGGCAGCCGCTGATGCTGGTGATCTGCGGCCTGTCCGGGAGCGGCAAGACGCATCTGGCGAACACGCTGGCGAGCGTCTCCGGCTTCGAGGTGCTGAGCTCGGACGTCGCGCGCAAGCGGCTCGCCGGCATCGAGCCCGTGCGCGCCGCCGCTCCCTCGCATTACACCGCGGCCTTCAGCGAACGCACCTACTCGGAGCTGGGCGCGCTCGCGGCGGACGCACTCGAACGCGACGGCGGCGTGATCGTGGACGCCACGTGCCGGCACGCGGACGAGCGCAAGGCGTTCCGCAACACCGCCGGCGAGGCGTTCGCGCACGCGCGCTTCGTGGAGTGCCTCACGCCGACCGCCCTCCGCCTGCGAAGGGTGGAGGCGCGGCAGCCGGGCTCCACGGCATCCGACGCCACCGCGGACATCGCCAGCTCGCAGACCTTCGACGCTCTTGCCGAGCTGCCCGCCGGGCACCACCTCCCGTTGCGGACCGACCGCTCGGTGCACGCATGCGCCGCCGCGGTCGAGCAGTGGCTCGACCAGATGCCCGGCTAA
- a CDS encoding SpoIID/LytB domain-containing protein yields the protein MKGRAWVFAAICAAALWPAVPAGAELRVDGHGNGHGIGMSQYGAYGYALKTRHTYPYILSHYFPGTKLRKTAARRIRVLLKQGPSLLVAEATRLSSPGRAAIALRPERTYRFEPAGAGLRVVDTTTGTTKARVTSPATVSGKSTVRLRGRAENGVMSGRYRGSLVLAATAGGVSAVNRLDLEQYLDAVVPSEMPAAWPLEALKAQALAARAYAIRSLSPAAPFDVYADTRSQMYRGVTAEASRSTSAVHATRAYALFYGSGVAATYFSSSSGGRTAAIDEEWGGPAVPYLRSVSDPYDHVSPWHDWTVTMTTSEAASRLGPLLLGDLQGIAVTARNSSGRAATVQIRGSAGVVDATGVQVRTALRLRSTWFSFRLTP from the coding sequence GTGAAAGGTCGCGCGTGGGTGTTCGCGGCCATCTGCGCCGCGGCTCTGTGGCCGGCGGTTCCGGCGGGTGCCGAGCTGCGCGTGGACGGGCACGGCAACGGCCACGGGATCGGCATGTCGCAGTACGGCGCGTACGGCTACGCGCTGAAGACTCGGCACACCTACCCGTACATCCTGTCCCACTACTTCCCGGGCACGAAGCTGCGCAAGACCGCCGCGCGGCGGATTCGCGTGCTGCTCAAGCAGGGCCCGAGCCTGCTCGTGGCGGAGGCCACCCGTCTCAGCTCGCCCGGGCGCGCCGCGATCGCGCTGAGGCCCGAGCGCACCTACAGGTTCGAGCCCGCCGGCGCGGGCCTGCGCGTGGTGGACACCACCACCGGCACGACGAAGGCGCGCGTGACCTCGCCGGCCACGGTGTCGGGGAAGTCGACCGTGAGGCTGCGCGGTCGAGCGGAGAACGGCGTGATGAGCGGCCGCTACCGCGGCTCGCTCGTGCTGGCTGCGACCGCCGGCGGCGTGAGCGCCGTGAACCGGCTCGACCTCGAGCAGTACCTCGACGCCGTGGTGCCGTCGGAGATGCCAGCCGCCTGGCCGCTCGAGGCGCTGAAGGCGCAGGCGCTGGCCGCGCGTGCCTACGCCATTCGCAGCCTCTCACCCGCGGCGCCGTTCGACGTCTACGCGGACACCCGCTCGCAGATGTACCGCGGCGTGACCGCGGAGGCGTCGCGGAGCACGTCCGCCGTGCACGCCACGCGCGCGTACGCGCTCTTCTATGGCAGCGGGGTGGCGGCCACCTACTTCTCGTCCTCCTCGGGCGGACGCACGGCCGCGATCGACGAGGAATGGGGCGGGCCGGCGGTGCCGTACCTGCGCTCGGTGAGCGATCCCTACGACCACGTGTCGCCGTGGCACGACTGGACCGTGACGATGACCACCAGCGAGGCGGCGAGCCGCCTGGGCCCGCTGCTGCTTGGCGATCTCCAGGGCATCGCTGTGACCGCGCGCAACTCGTCAGGTCGCGCGGCCACGGTCCAGATTCGCGGCAGCGCCGGAGTGGTGGACGCGACGGGCGTGCAGGTGCGAACCGCGCTGCGGCTGCGCAGCACGTGGTTCAGCTTCCGCCTCACCCCGTAG
- a CDS encoding universal stress protein has product MSNETTTTAAPATSHTAAFKYALCGVDGSPSALEAVRQGARLVGSTGELDLVCAREARGYGPNAQASVSAPRAKSALEEAHQAARELGVSSRRTVLESGLKAAALLEHIAHHDLVAVGPHMRSRIGGIILGSTASNLLHESPIPVLVARPRRGGDWSPSTLLVASDGSEQADSAAHVAAQMAASAGAKPILVSVRERSQGAGLRQALADEAALLAEACGEEIPVLRPDGDKVERILELAKRDVDLIVLGCRGTSGFKSLGSVSERVAHRAPCSVLVVRPPKRA; this is encoded by the coding sequence ATGAGCAACGAGACCACAACCACGGCGGCGCCTGCGACCTCCCACACCGCCGCCTTCAAGTACGCGCTCTGCGGCGTTGACGGCAGTCCGTCGGCACTCGAGGCCGTCCGCCAGGGCGCGCGACTCGTGGGTTCCACGGGCGAGCTCGACCTCGTGTGCGCGCGTGAGGCGCGCGGGTACGGTCCGAACGCGCAGGCATCGGTGAGCGCACCGCGCGCGAAGTCCGCGCTCGAAGAGGCGCACCAGGCCGCCCGCGAGCTTGGGGTGAGCAGCCGGCGCACCGTGCTCGAGTCGGGGCTCAAGGCGGCGGCGCTCCTGGAGCACATCGCCCACCACGATCTCGTGGCGGTCGGCCCGCACATGCGCTCGCGGATCGGCGGGATCATCCTTGGAAGCACCGCATCCAACCTGCTGCACGAGTCGCCCATCCCGGTGCTCGTGGCGCGGCCGCGGCGCGGTGGCGACTGGAGCCCGAGCACGCTCCTCGTGGCGAGCGACGGCTCCGAGCAAGCCGACTCAGCGGCGCACGTGGCGGCGCAGATGGCGGCGAGCGCGGGGGCGAAGCCGATCCTCGTGTCCGTGCGGGAGAGGTCTCAAGGCGCGGGCCTGCGGCAGGCGCTTGCCGACGAGGCAGCGCTGCTCGCCGAGGCATGCGGCGAGGAGATCCCCGTGCTGCGCCCGGACGGCGACAAGGTCGAGCGGATCCTCGAGCTCGCGAAACGGGACGTGGACCTCATCGTGCTTGGGTGCCGCGGCACGAGCGGGTTCAAGTCGCTGGGCAGCGTGAGCGAGCGGGTGGCCCACCGGGCACCGTGCTCGGTGCTGGTGGTGCGGCCTCCTAAACGGGCGTGA
- a CDS encoding nitroreductase family deazaflavin-dependent oxidoreductase: MSLTGQVLRVHEAIYKATDGRLGHNMIGVPCLLLRTTGRRSGQTRTGSLVYARDGDDYVVVASKGGADENPAWLLNLRANPEVEIQVGRKRQRARARELKSSDADYQRLWKLVNDNNHGRYDGYQKLTKREIPLVVLTPV; this comes from the coding sequence ATGTCGCTCACTGGACAGGTGCTGCGCGTGCACGAAGCCATCTACAAGGCCACCGACGGCCGGCTCGGGCACAACATGATCGGCGTCCCCTGCCTGCTGCTCCGAACCACCGGCCGCAGGTCCGGCCAGACGCGCACCGGCAGCCTCGTGTACGCGCGCGACGGCGATGACTACGTGGTGGTGGCGTCGAAGGGCGGCGCCGACGAGAACCCGGCCTGGCTGCTCAACCTGCGGGCGAACCCGGAGGTGGAGATCCAGGTGGGCCGCAAGCGGCAGCGGGCCCGCGCCAGGGAACTGAAGTCATCCGACGCGGATTATCAGCGGCTCTGGAAGCTCGTGAACGACAACAACCACGGGCGCTACGACGGCTACCAGAAGCTCACGAAGCGCGAGATCCCGCTCGTGGTGCTCACGCCCGTTTAG
- a CDS encoding HIRAN domain-containing protein, producing the protein MVVDVVYDERYWYPEEGGQVWLTGYQLVDRESDRYLARDAPELADRGLRVAGVAGAGRHHADALEGDGAAPGEPLELRRDPGNEHDPNAIAVHAVGGPQLGWVPREIAAELAPELDAGKPWCAVVLREQRRSPRDPRSGLTMLLAPDVELHLRTAGP; encoded by the coding sequence GTGGTCGTCGATGTGGTGTATGACGAGCGGTACTGGTACCCGGAGGAGGGCGGTCAGGTTTGGCTCACCGGGTATCAGCTCGTTGACCGTGAGTCGGATCGCTATCTGGCCCGCGACGCTCCGGAGCTCGCCGACCGCGGTTTGCGGGTGGCCGGCGTGGCCGGCGCCGGGCGCCACCACGCGGATGCGCTCGAGGGCGACGGCGCCGCGCCGGGCGAGCCGCTCGAGCTCCGGCGGGATCCGGGCAACGAACACGATCCGAACGCGATTGCCGTGCACGCCGTCGGAGGGCCGCAGCTTGGCTGGGTGCCACGGGAGATCGCGGCGGAGCTGGCGCCCGAGCTCGACGCAGGCAAGCCCTGGTGCGCCGTGGTGCTGCGGGAGCAGCGCCGCTCGCCCCGCGACCCGCGCAGCGGCCTCACGATGCTGCTCGCGCCCGACGTGGAGTTGCACTTGCGGACGGCTGGGCCGTAG
- a CDS encoding DUF488 domain-containing protein produces MTYDLVTIGVYGWTLEAFLGALHEADVRLLIDVRQRRGVRGAEYSWANARRLQDALARARIAYEHHLELAPTTELRQLQYREDDRQGVGKRSRERLAPEYAERYVREILDHADLEPIAAELPADGAAALFCVERDPEACHRSLVADRLAERFGLSVGHLRP; encoded by the coding sequence ATGACCTATGACCTCGTGACGATCGGGGTTTACGGCTGGACGCTGGAAGCCTTCCTCGGGGCGCTGCATGAGGCGGACGTGCGCCTCCTCATCGACGTGCGGCAGCGGCGAGGAGTGCGCGGCGCCGAGTACTCGTGGGCGAACGCACGCCGGCTGCAGGACGCGCTGGCGCGCGCCCGAATCGCCTACGAGCACCACCTCGAGCTCGCGCCCACCACGGAGCTGCGCCAGCTCCAGTACCGCGAGGACGACCGCCAGGGAGTGGGCAAGCGCTCGCGCGAGCGGCTGGCGCCCGAATACGCGGAGCGGTACGTGCGCGAGATCCTCGACCACGCCGACCTCGAGCCGATCGCGGCCGAGCTGCCGGCCGACGGCGCAGCCGCTCTGTTCTGCGTGGAGCGCGACCCGGAGGCGTGCCACCGCTCGCTCGTGGCGGACCGGCTCGCGGAGCGCTTCGGGTTAAGCGTCGGACATCTTCGGCCCTGA
- a CDS encoding VCBS repeat-containing protein, producing the protein MRARLLTLTVLVAALVAPSAASAAQKSETATNGAVKAVLTYNQGSQLFDVTGTHLTITRAGVTMLDTDVPEPCNGCGITPAGASGGPAKSLQIADLDGDGEPEVLLDIYTGGAHCCTDTWIYRFTGTSYTGTPAQWGDVGYTLKDLNGDGIPELRSFDDRFAYAFTDFADSWFPPQIWQFRAGKLNNVTRSFPALARADAKRTLRLLHGRMRHKRDMRGVLAAYVADQYLLGHGSRGWKAVRSARKQGLLGGLGHGDPWPRGARYARALRKFLRKSGYIRH; encoded by the coding sequence GTGCGGGCTCGCCTCCTCACACTCACCGTCCTAGTGGCAGCGCTGGTGGCGCCGTCGGCCGCTTCGGCCGCGCAGAAGAGCGAGACAGCCACGAACGGGGCGGTGAAGGCCGTGCTCACCTACAACCAGGGCTCGCAGCTCTTCGACGTGACCGGCACGCACCTCACCATCACGAGAGCCGGGGTGACGATGCTCGACACCGATGTGCCGGAGCCGTGCAACGGCTGCGGGATCACGCCGGCGGGAGCGTCGGGAGGCCCCGCGAAGTCGCTGCAGATCGCGGACCTGGACGGCGATGGCGAGCCGGAGGTGCTGCTCGACATCTACACAGGCGGCGCGCACTGCTGCACGGACACCTGGATCTACCGCTTCACCGGCACGAGCTACACGGGCACGCCGGCGCAGTGGGGCGACGTGGGGTACACGCTGAAGGACCTGAACGGCGACGGCATCCCCGAGCTGCGCAGCTTCGACGACCGCTTCGCCTACGCGTTCACCGACTTCGCCGACAGCTGGTTCCCGCCGCAGATCTGGCAGTTCCGCGCCGGCAAGCTGAACAACGTCACGCGCAGCTTCCCCGCGCTCGCGCGCGCTGACGCGAAGAGGACGCTGCGGCTCCTGCACGGCAGGATGCGCCACAAGCGCGACATGCGCGGCGTGCTCGCTGCGTACGTGGCGGATCAGTACCTGCTTGGGCATGGCTCGCGCGGCTGGAAGGCGGTCCGCTCGGCGCGCAAGCAGGGCCTGCTGGGCGGGCTCGGCCACGGCGATCCGTGGCCGCGCGGCGCTCGCTACGCGCGGGCCCTGCGGAAGTTCCTCCGCAAGAGCGGCTACATCAGACACTAA